In a genomic window of Amycolatopsis japonica:
- a CDS encoding alpha/beta hydrolase, which yields MTRIRIAAALTLSALAALTITPAVSAAPRGLAWGACPSGSPPGYDCAEIEVPLSYQDPDGPRITLALGRLPATDRKHKRGTLFTNPGGPGNHGRFSKFQTPSLHRQFDIVGFDPRGVGASTPVRCFTSDAETAPLKRILGTFPITAEQETRHFADAREVTASCGRNAGPLLNHLSTANVARDLDRMRQAVGEPRLRYYGLSYGTYVGEVYANLFPHRVGALALDAVDDPIAWSTGHRPEDANVPFSTRLGGFRDADRALQAFLDTCAADVRCAFREPGADLRAKYDALLDRLEATPGPISYQEVVRRTHNALTDEANSPALAAFLQSATKPVAAKAVPTPFDSAMGGGGTICADTANPRDPAAWPRAARAADREGRGFGSYDTYLSLPCAFWPATDNARYTGPWNRSTAPILLLANGKGDPETPYAGAKRTERILGNARLLTLDAWGHGALNRSACVDAAVDAYLTHGRLPARGTVCAPDHAPFDAR from the coding sequence GTGACGAGAATCCGCATCGCCGCCGCACTCACTCTTTCCGCACTCGCCGCCCTCACGATCACGCCCGCGGTTTCGGCCGCGCCGAGAGGTCTCGCCTGGGGCGCCTGTCCGTCCGGCTCGCCACCGGGCTACGACTGCGCCGAGATCGAGGTCCCGTTGTCCTATCAGGACCCTGACGGACCGCGGATCACCCTCGCGCTCGGCCGTCTCCCGGCGACGGACCGGAAGCACAAACGCGGCACCCTCTTCACCAACCCCGGCGGCCCCGGGAACCACGGCCGCTTCAGCAAGTTCCAGACCCCGTCCCTGCACCGGCAATTCGACATCGTCGGCTTCGACCCGCGCGGCGTCGGCGCCAGCACACCGGTCCGGTGCTTCACCAGCGACGCGGAAACCGCTCCCCTCAAACGAATCCTGGGCACCTTCCCGATCACCGCCGAGCAGGAGACCCGGCATTTCGCCGACGCCCGCGAGGTCACCGCCTCCTGCGGCCGCAACGCCGGGCCGCTGCTGAACCACCTGTCGACGGCGAACGTCGCCAGGGACCTGGACAGGATGCGCCAAGCCGTCGGCGAGCCGCGTCTGCGTTACTACGGGCTTTCCTACGGCACCTACGTCGGCGAGGTGTACGCCAACCTGTTCCCGCATCGGGTCGGCGCGTTGGCACTGGACGCCGTCGACGATCCGATCGCCTGGTCCACCGGGCACCGCCCGGAGGACGCGAACGTCCCGTTCAGCACCAGGCTCGGCGGTTTCCGGGACGCGGACCGCGCTCTGCAGGCCTTCCTCGACACGTGCGCGGCCGACGTCCGGTGCGCGTTCCGCGAACCGGGGGCGGATCTGCGGGCCAAGTACGACGCGCTCCTCGACCGGCTCGAAGCCACACCGGGACCGATCAGCTACCAGGAGGTCGTCCGGCGTACCCACAACGCCCTGACCGACGAGGCCAACTCCCCAGCGCTGGCGGCATTCCTCCAGTCCGCGACGAAACCCGTCGCGGCGAAGGCCGTCCCGACACCGTTCGATTCCGCGATGGGTGGCGGCGGGACGATCTGCGCGGACACCGCGAATCCGCGTGACCCGGCCGCCTGGCCCCGTGCCGCCCGCGCGGCCGACCGGGAAGGCCGCGGTTTCGGTTCGTACGACACGTATCTCTCCCTGCCGTGCGCCTTCTGGCCCGCTACCGACAACGCGCGGTACACGGGTCCGTGGAACCGGTCGACCGCGCCGATCCTGTTGCTGGCCAACGGCAAAGGCGATCCGGAAACGCCGTACGCCGGGGCGAAACGCACCGAACGCATCCTCGGCAACGCCCGGCTCCTGACGCTGGACGCCTGGGGACACGGCGCGTTGAACCGCAGTGCCTGTGTCGACGCGGCCGTCGATGCCTACCTGACCCACGGACGCCTACCGGCACGCGGCACCGTCTGCGCCCCGGATCACGCGCCTTTCGACGCCAGGTAG
- a CDS encoding serine hydrolase domain-containing protein produces the protein MIELKVDVDPAEVGFDAERLRRIDKHFDGYLERNRLPGYLAVVTRNGKVAHLAANGQRDIEAGLPVETDTIWRIYSMTKPVTSVAAMMLVEAGLIDLKDPISRWLPEFSEPRVFAGGSSVKQATVPATEPIRLWHLLTHTAGLTYGFHRTHPVDAAYRDAGFDFGTAPGLDLAGVSEAIARLPLLFQPGSEWNYSVATDILGRLIEVVSGQPLDVFFAERIFTPLGMHETGFQSATGDLDRLAALYVPHPVTKEPFRHDEMGALGRVAPTCFSGGGGLVSTAGDFHRFAQMLVRGGELDGVRLLGPRTLRLMATNHLPGGVDLETCGRTGFSEAPYDGFGFGLGFSVLDDPVKAKTLASAGEFAWGGAASTAFWVDPDEDITVLFFTQLLPSSTYPIRVELRNLVYQALID, from the coding sequence ATGATCGAGCTGAAGGTGGACGTCGACCCGGCCGAGGTGGGTTTCGACGCGGAGCGGCTGCGCCGGATCGACAAGCACTTCGACGGATACCTGGAGCGAAACCGGCTTCCCGGGTATCTGGCCGTGGTGACCAGGAACGGGAAGGTCGCGCATCTCGCGGCGAACGGGCAGCGCGACATCGAGGCCGGGCTGCCGGTCGAGACCGACACGATCTGGCGTATCTACTCGATGACCAAGCCGGTCACGTCGGTCGCCGCGATGATGCTCGTCGAAGCGGGACTGATCGACCTCAAGGATCCGATCTCCCGCTGGCTGCCGGAGTTCTCGGAGCCGCGCGTCTTCGCCGGAGGCTCGTCGGTGAAGCAGGCGACCGTGCCCGCCACCGAACCGATCCGCCTCTGGCATCTGCTCACCCACACCGCGGGGCTCACCTACGGGTTCCACCGCACGCATCCGGTCGACGCGGCCTACCGCGACGCCGGCTTCGACTTCGGCACCGCGCCAGGGCTCGACCTGGCCGGTGTCTCCGAGGCGATCGCGCGGCTGCCGCTGCTGTTCCAGCCGGGTTCGGAATGGAACTATTCGGTCGCGACGGACATCCTCGGCAGGCTGATCGAGGTCGTCTCCGGTCAGCCGCTCGACGTCTTCTTCGCCGAGCGGATCTTCACGCCGCTCGGCATGCACGAGACGGGGTTCCAGTCCGCCACCGGCGATCTCGACCGGCTGGCCGCGCTCTACGTGCCGCATCCGGTCACCAAGGAGCCGTTCCGTCACGACGAGATGGGCGCCCTCGGCCGAGTCGCGCCCACGTGTTTCTCAGGAGGCGGAGGGCTGGTCTCCACGGCGGGCGACTTCCACCGGTTCGCCCAGATGCTGGTGCGTGGCGGCGAACTCGACGGCGTCCGCCTGCTCGGCCCGCGCACGCTCCGGCTCATGGCGACCAACCATCTGCCCGGCGGCGTGGATCTGGAGACCTGCGGACGGACCGGGTTCTCCGAGGCGCCGTACGACGGTTTCGGCTTCGGGCTCGGTTTCTCCGTCCTCGACGACCCGGTGAAGGCCAAGACCCTCGCCAGTGCGGGCGAGTTCGCCTGGGGCGGCGCGGCGAGCACCGCGTTCTGGGTCGATCCGGACGAGGACATCACTGTCCTGTTCTTCACCCAATTGCTGCCGTCGTCGACCTACCCGATCCGCGTCGAATTGAGGAACCTGGTGTATCAGGCCTTGATCGACTGA
- a CDS encoding siderophore-interacting protein encodes MAEARRAVSTTRLRVLRTERITPHMVRIVAGGEGVASFQPNDFTDAYVKVHFRVPGVTYPEPFDLARIREELPREQWPRMRSYTVRAFDPNLGELVLDFVHHGDEGVAGPWAAAAQPGDELLISGPGGAYAPGEEADWHLLAGDESALPAIAASLEAMPAGVPVHALILVEDSAEEQSLTTKGDARITWLHRSRGDDLAAAVRALDWRDGVVQAFVHGEAGFVRDLRRHLLDDRGMRRDLLSISGYWRIGKTDEAWRLEKQAERNA; translated from the coding sequence GGATCGTCGCCGGGGGCGAAGGGGTCGCGTCGTTCCAGCCCAACGACTTCACCGACGCCTACGTCAAGGTGCACTTCCGGGTGCCCGGCGTCACCTATCCCGAGCCGTTCGACCTGGCGCGGATCCGCGAAGAGCTGCCGCGTGAGCAGTGGCCGCGGATGCGCTCCTACACCGTCCGGGCGTTCGACCCGAATCTCGGCGAACTGGTGCTCGACTTCGTCCACCACGGTGACGAGGGTGTCGCCGGACCGTGGGCCGCCGCCGCGCAACCCGGCGACGAGCTGCTGATCTCCGGACCCGGCGGGGCGTACGCGCCGGGCGAGGAGGCGGACTGGCATCTGCTCGCCGGTGACGAGAGCGCCCTGCCGGCGATCGCCGCCTCCCTCGAGGCGATGCCGGCGGGTGTTCCCGTGCACGCGTTGATCCTCGTGGAGGACTCGGCCGAAGAGCAGTCGCTGACCACCAAGGGCGACGCGCGGATCACCTGGCTGCACCGGAGCCGGGGCGACGACCTCGCGGCCGCCGTCCGCGCGCTCGACTGGCGCGATGGTGTCGTGCAGGCGTTCGTCCACGGCGAGGCCGGGTTCGTCCGGGATCTGCGGCGCCATCTGCTGGACGACCGGGGGATGCGGCGCGACCTGCTGTCGATCTCCGGATACTGGCGGATCGGGAAGACCGACGAGGCGTGGCGGCTGGAGAAACAAGCCGAACGGAACGCGTAG